In the genome of Pelagibacterium nitratireducens, one region contains:
- the tsaB gene encoding tRNA (adenosine(37)-N6)-threonylcarbamoyltransferase complex dimerization subunit type 1 TsaB, with the protein MSTPVTLAIDTARDRLQLALVLSNGTLETEIRDIAKGHAEIIFGAIGTLLDRCGLTYNALSRIAVSTGPGSFTGLRIGLSTARGLGLALDIPVIGIPSLLALSLSRQGPCELIVDAKRGEAYRQSFSAPGKPRDKADLVDLKQILQVAARTTPDDPMIDIARMAAFASRARAIDFPPDPTYIRAADAKPQLGFGVARK; encoded by the coding sequence ATGAGCACGCCCGTCACCCTTGCCATTGATACAGCCCGCGACCGCCTGCAACTGGCGCTTGTCTTGTCGAACGGCACCCTGGAAACCGAAATTCGCGACATCGCAAAGGGTCACGCCGAAATCATCTTCGGCGCCATCGGGACGCTTCTGGACCGGTGCGGGCTGACCTATAACGCCCTCAGTCGCATTGCGGTTTCCACCGGCCCCGGCTCGTTTACCGGCCTGCGCATCGGCCTTTCGACAGCCCGAGGGCTCGGCCTTGCGCTCGATATCCCGGTCATCGGCATCCCCTCTCTGCTCGCCCTTTCGCTCTCGCGCCAGGGGCCGTGCGAATTGATCGTCGATGCCAAGCGCGGCGAAGCCTATCGCCAGAGCTTTTCGGCCCCCGGCAAGCCACGTGACAAGGCAGACCTCGTCGATCTCAAACAGATCCTCCAGGTCGCCGCCCGCACAACGCCGGACGATCCGATGATCGATATCGCGCGTATGGCCGCTTTTGCCTCCCGCGCGCGCGCCATCGATTTCCCCCCCGATCCCACCTATATCCGCGCCGCCGACGCCAAACCCCAGCTCGGCTTCGGGGTGGCACGCAAATGA
- a CDS encoding NifU family protein — MFIQTEATPNPATLKFLPGRDVLPGEPRDFRDADMARNSPLASALFSVDGVSGVFLGSDFVSVTKDEPIDWAHIKPAILGAVMEHFMSGKPILAEGAASEPVDTGDEFFEDDDAETVEVIKELLATRVRPAVAMDGGDITFKGYKEGTVFLHMQGACSGCPSSTATLKSGIENLLRHFVPGVEQVQQI, encoded by the coding sequence ATGTTCATCCAGACCGAAGCTACCCCCAATCCGGCAACGCTCAAATTCCTCCCCGGCCGCGACGTGCTGCCCGGCGAACCGCGCGATTTCCGCGACGCCGATATGGCCCGCAACTCCCCGCTCGCTTCGGCCCTGTTTTCCGTCGATGGTGTTTCGGGTGTGTTTCTGGGCTCCGATTTCGTATCGGTGACCAAGGACGAACCCATTGATTGGGCGCACATAAAGCCCGCCATTCTGGGCGCCGTCATGGAACATTTCATGAGCGGCAAGCCCATTCTCGCCGAAGGCGCAGCGTCCGAGCCTGTCGATACGGGCGATGAATTTTTCGAAGATGATGACGCCGAAACCGTCGAAGTCATCAAGGAACTCCTCGCTACCCGCGTCCGCCCCGCAGTCGCCATGGACGGCGGCGACATTACCTTCAAGGGGTATAAGGAAGGCACGGTCTTCCTGCACATGCAGGGCGCCTGCTCGGGCTGCCCGTCATCGACCGCGACGCTCAAATCGGGCATCGAAAACCTGCTGCGTCATTTCGTTCCCGGCGTTGAACAGGTTCAGCAGATCTAA
- a CDS encoding universal stress protein — MPDTQDRYDDEYKRKFLVVVDESPECAKAVTFAALRVRRTGGTVALLSIIEPDNFQHWLGVEEVMRAEAYENIEALQARYAANIAAFGSIKVERVIREGKKTDAIEAHIAEDPAVAILVLAAADSSEGPGPLVASIAARGANAFRVPVTVVPGTISDADLAALC; from the coding sequence TTGCCCGACACCCAGGATCGCTACGACGACGAATACAAACGCAAGTTCCTGGTCGTCGTGGACGAAAGCCCCGAATGCGCCAAGGCGGTCACCTTTGCCGCCCTGCGCGTGCGCCGTACCGGCGGCACAGTGGCCTTGCTCTCGATCATCGAGCCCGACAATTTCCAGCACTGGCTGGGTGTCGAAGAGGTGATGCGCGCCGAGGCCTACGAAAATATCGAAGCGCTGCAGGCCCGCTACGCCGCCAACATCGCCGCCTTCGGTTCGATCAAGGTCGAACGCGTGATTCGCGAGGGCAAAAAGACCGACGCCATCGAGGCCCACATCGCCGAGGACCCCGCCGTCGCCATTCTCGTGCTCGCGGCCGCGGATTCCTCGGAAGGCCCCGGCCCTCTCGTTGCCTCGATCGCCGCACGCGGCGCCAACGCGTTCCGCGTTCCGGTCACCGTGGTTCCCGGCACCATTTCGGACGCCGATCTCGCCGCATTGTGCTGA
- the trpS gene encoding tryptophan--tRNA ligase: MPFTDRVFSGIKPSGDLHLGNYLGAIRRFVPLQNDFECIYCVVDMHAITVWQDPADLKRWTYEIAAAYIAAGVDPSAHIIFNQSQVAEHAELAWVFNCVARMGWMSRMTQFKDKAGKNSENVSLGLFAYPSLMAADILLYKGTHVPVGEDQKQHLELSRDIAAKFNHDFAPSIAANGLDEAYFPLPEPVITGPATRVMSLRDGTKKMSKSESGSDMATIYLMDDAETITRKIKKAKSDADALPSEEKGLENRPEAANLVGIYAALSDKSVAEVLAEYGGQGFGAFKPALADLAVSVLAPQADEMRRLVADPAQIETILRNGADRAREIAAKTMLEVRDIVGFIR; encoded by the coding sequence ATGCCTTTCACCGATCGCGTCTTTTCCGGCATCAAGCCCTCGGGCGATCTGCATCTCGGCAATTATCTCGGCGCCATCCGCCGTTTCGTGCCGCTGCAGAACGATTTCGAGTGCATCTATTGCGTCGTCGATATGCATGCGATCACCGTCTGGCAGGACCCCGCCGATCTCAAGCGCTGGACCTATGAAATCGCCGCCGCCTATATCGCGGCCGGCGTCGATCCTTCCGCCCACATCATCTTCAACCAGTCCCAGGTTGCCGAACACGCCGAACTGGCCTGGGTATTCAATTGCGTGGCGCGCATGGGTTGGATGAGCCGCATGACCCAGTTCAAGGACAAGGCGGGCAAAAATTCCGAAAACGTCTCGCTGGGCCTGTTCGCCTACCCTTCGCTGATGGCCGCCGACATCCTGCTCTATAAGGGTACTCACGTTCCGGTCGGCGAGGATCAGAAACAGCATCTCGAACTCTCCCGCGACATCGCCGCCAAGTTCAATCACGACTTTGCCCCCTCGATCGCCGCCAACGGGCTCGACGAGGCGTATTTCCCGCTCCCCGAACCGGTCATCACCGGCCCGGCCACACGGGTGATGAGCCTGCGCGATGGGACAAAGAAGATGAGCAAGTCCGAATCCGGCTCGGACATGGCCACCATCTATCTGATGGACGACGCCGAAACGATCACCAGAAAGATCAAGAAGGCCAAGTCCGACGCCGACGCGTTGCCCAGTGAAGAAAAGGGCCTGGAAAACCGTCCCGAAGCGGCCAATCTGGTCGGCATCTACGCCGCGCTTTCGGACAAATCGGTCGCCGAGGTGCTGGCCGAATATGGCGGACAAGGGTTCGGCGCCTTCAAGCCCGCCCTTGCCGATCTCGCCGTTTCGGTTCTCGCCCCCCAGGCCGACGAAATGCGCCGGCTGGTCGCCGACCCGGCCCAGATCGAAACCATCCTGCGCAATGGCGCCGACAGGGCCCGCGAGATCGCCGCGAAAACCATGCTCGAAGTCCGCGACATTGTGGGCTTTATTCGCTGA
- the murJ gene encoding murein biosynthesis integral membrane protein MurJ: protein MSLFRNTMSVGGLTLLSRVFGFVRDALIAAVLGIGPAADAFQAAFRLPNLFRRLFAEGAFNTAFVPMFSGALETDGTDGAKKLAGRIMSWLVAAILIVTILAEIFMEPVMMVFVPGFVADPEKFELTVFLSRIMFPYLACMSLMAAYGAILNSLGKFFAAAFAPVLLNLVNIAVLVPLAVWTLENPADVAFWLGVAAMAGGVAQLALVFFTIRRAGFLPAIGIPRYTDEVRRFWLLALPAIAAGGIIQINIFVGTVIASQADAAIAIIANADRLYQLPLGIIGIAIGTVLLPELSRHLSSGRDVEARASQSQALQLSMVLTLPAAVALFALAEPIVRVLFERGAFDATATVAVSHTLMGFSLGLPAFVLVRVLQPGFFSRKDTRTPTLIAGVSLVVNIAISLALFPHLQHIGIALATSTSAWVNVGLLVLFLARRGHFRLAGGEGLTLAGTLGVAIVMGLALWGLALFAGPVFAPGFFFPLQALALLAICALGAGLYFALLHVSGVQPLGAVLGRLRRRR from the coding sequence ATGAGCCTCTTTCGCAACACCATGAGCGTGGGCGGGCTTACCCTGCTCTCGCGCGTTTTCGGCTTTGTCCGTGACGCGCTGATCGCCGCCGTTCTCGGTATCGGCCCCGCCGCCGATGCCTTCCAGGCCGCCTTCCGCCTGCCCAATCTGTTCCGGCGCCTGTTTGCCGAAGGGGCATTCAATACCGCCTTCGTTCCCATGTTTTCCGGCGCGCTGGAAACCGATGGGACGGACGGTGCCAAAAAACTGGCCGGCCGCATCATGAGCTGGCTGGTCGCCGCTATTCTGATCGTCACCATCCTCGCCGAAATCTTCATGGAGCCGGTGATGATGGTGTTCGTCCCCGGTTTTGTGGCCGATCCCGAAAAATTCGAGCTGACGGTTTTTCTCTCGCGCATCATGTTTCCCTATCTCGCCTGCATGTCGCTCATGGCGGCCTATGGCGCGATCCTCAATTCGCTGGGCAAATTCTTTGCCGCCGCCTTCGCTCCGGTGCTCTTGAACCTCGTCAACATCGCTGTTCTGGTCCCCCTTGCCGTCTGGACGCTGGAGAACCCCGCCGATGTCGCCTTCTGGCTCGGGGTTGCGGCCATGGCCGGCGGTGTCGCGCAACTGGCTCTGGTGTTTTTCACCATCCGCCGCGCCGGCTTCCTGCCCGCCATCGGCATACCGCGCTATACCGATGAAGTGCGCCGCTTCTGGCTGCTGGCGCTGCCGGCCATCGCGGCGGGCGGTATCATCCAGATCAATATTTTCGTGGGCACCGTCATCGCTTCCCAGGCCGATGCCGCCATCGCGATTATCGCCAACGCCGACAGGCTTTATCAGCTTCCCCTCGGCATCATCGGCATCGCCATCGGCACGGTGCTGCTGCCCGAGCTTTCGCGCCACCTCTCTTCGGGCCGCGACGTCGAGGCCCGGGCGTCCCAAAGCCAGGCCCTCCAGCTTTCCATGGTCCTGACCCTGCCCGCCGCAGTCGCGCTCTTTGCGCTGGCCGAACCCATCGTGCGGGTCCTGTTCGAGCGCGGCGCCTTCGATGCGACGGCAACGGTTGCCGTCTCCCACACGCTGATGGGCTTTTCGCTCGGCCTGCCGGCCTTCGTGCTGGTCCGCGTTCTCCAGCCGGGCTTTTTCTCACGCAAGGACACCAGGACCCCGACGCTGATTGCCGGGGTGTCGCTGGTGGTCAACATCGCCATTTCGCTGGCCCTGTTCCCGCACCTCCAACACATCGGCATCGCGCTGGCCACTTCGACCTCCGCATGGGTCAATGTGGGCCTACTCGTCCTGTTCCTGGCCCGGCGCGGCCATTTCCGGCTCGCAGGCGGCGAGGGTCTGACCCTTGCCGGCACGCTCGGCGTCGCCATTGTCATGGGGTTGGCGCTGTGGGGGCTGGCTCTTTTTGCCGGCCCGGTCTTTGCCCCGGGCTTTTTCTTCCCGCTTCAGGCGCTGGCCCTGCTTGCCATCTGCGCTCTGGGCGCCGGGCTTTATTTCGCGCTGCTCCATGTCAGCGGCGTCCAGCCGCTCGGCGCGGTTCTCGGGCGCTTGCGGCGGCGGCGCTGA
- a CDS encoding [protein-PII] uridylyltransferase encodes MNSKRLPMPTATIEPIARKKAGLPSAEALIAAVRREIGDAAPDSQTARAALLAALRQGLKDARIAAEAELVANRRGTRCAQMLAAAQDELIAAAHLWATRYVYPRENPSGAESLAIAAVGGYGRGTLAPGSDIDLLFILPYKQTPWGESVTEYVLYMLWDLGQKVGHAVRSVDDSIRMARSDMTVRTATLESRFLVGDDMLFTQMRERFETEIVEKTGPEFIAAKMAERDARHDAQGNTRYVVEPNVKDGKGGLRDLNTLYWIGKYFYRVQTYPELIEKGVFSKTEYRAFQRAEDFLWAVRCNLHFLVGRADDRLTFEIQQEMAERMGYHDRAGMLGVERFMKRYFLVAKDVGDLTRIFCTSLEFAHAKKVDAFGRVFGNFRKARRQIRGEPDFVLEHGRITVADDEVFERDPVNIVKIFWVAGREGVMFHPDALKLLTRSMRLIDKKLRADERVNAYFLEILTSPKSVERILRRMNESGVLGKLVPEFGKIVALMQFNMYHHYTVDEHLIRAVGVMADIANGGLKNELPLTHELLPHLSDVRLLYVALFLHDIAKGRPEDHSEAGEAIARKFCPRLGLSAAETDTVAWLVRYHLLMSEISQSRDIQDPDTARNFAQIVQSPQRLALLMILTACDIRAVGPGTWTGWKGSLLRALYYATEPLLSGGHSQVSQRDRIIEAQDALRVGLTDWTPSRLDAYIERQFPNYWLRAEPELQLAHARMIDAAEAKNSSFAGFTSIKAFEGITEVTFYTPDHPRLLSLIAGACTTADASIIGAQIFNTKDGYALDTFRLRRAFTSDEDEKIRASRITDMVKALLEGRKYLPADLGVDSRYNRRLKPFSVPTEIFISNALSDKFTVIEISGLDRTGLLYHLTRALSDLNLTIGSAHIGTYGEKAVDVFYVTDLTGGKITSKVRQKRIHEALEAVFVPARREKASA; translated from the coding sequence ATGAACTCAAAAAGGCTGCCCATGCCGACGGCGACCATTGAACCGATTGCGCGCAAGAAAGCCGGACTTCCCAGTGCCGAAGCGCTGATCGCTGCCGTGCGCCGCGAAATCGGCGATGCCGCGCCCGACAGCCAGACCGCCCGCGCCGCTTTGCTCGCGGCCCTGCGTCAGGGCCTCAAGGACGCCCGCATCGCCGCCGAGGCCGAACTCGTCGCCAACCGACGCGGCACCCGCTGCGCCCAGATGCTCGCCGCCGCCCAGGACGAACTCATCGCCGCCGCTCACCTCTGGGCCACCCGCTACGTTTATCCGCGCGAAAACCCCTCCGGCGCCGAATCCCTCGCCATCGCCGCGGTGGGTGGTTATGGCCGCGGCACGCTGGCCCCCGGCTCCGATATCGATCTCTTGTTCATCCTGCCCTACAAGCAAACCCCCTGGGGCGAAAGCGTCACCGAATACGTGCTCTATATGCTCTGGGATCTGGGCCAGAAGGTCGGCCACGCCGTCCGCTCGGTCGATGATTCCATCCGCATGGCGCGCTCGGACATGACAGTGCGCACCGCAACGCTCGAAAGCCGCTTTCTGGTCGGCGACGACATGCTGTTCACCCAGATGCGCGAGCGCTTCGAAACCGAGATCGTGGAAAAGACCGGCCCCGAATTCATTGCCGCCAAGATGGCCGAGCGCGACGCCCGCCACGATGCCCAGGGCAACACCCGCTACGTGGTCGAGCCCAACGTCAAGGACGGCAAGGGCGGGTTGCGCGATCTCAATACCCTCTATTGGATCGGCAAATATTTCTATCGCGTCCAGACCTATCCCGAACTGATCGAGAAAGGCGTGTTCTCGAAAACCGAATATCGCGCCTTCCAGCGCGCCGAGGATTTCCTCTGGGCCGTGCGCTGCAATCTGCACTTCCTCGTCGGTCGCGCCGATGACCGGCTGACCTTCGAGATCCAGCAGGAAATGGCCGAACGCATGGGCTATCACGACCGCGCCGGCATGCTCGGGGTCGAGCGCTTCATGAAGCGCTATTTCCTCGTCGCCAAGGATGTGGGCGATCTCACCCGCATTTTCTGCACCTCGCTCGAGTTCGCCCACGCCAAAAAGGTCGATGCCTTCGGCCGCGTGTTCGGCAATTTCCGCAAGGCGCGCCGCCAGATCCGGGGCGAACCCGATTTCGTCCTCGAACACGGCCGCATCACCGTCGCCGATGACGAAGTGTTCGAAAGAGACCCGGTCAATATCGTCAAGATCTTCTGGGTGGCTGGCCGCGAGGGCGTGATGTTCCACCCCGACGCGCTCAAGCTTTTGACCCGCTCCATGCGCCTGATCGACAAGAAATTGCGAGCCGACGAGCGGGTCAACGCTTATTTCCTCGAAATTCTCACCAGCCCCAAATCGGTCGAGCGCATCCTGCGCCGCATGAACGAGTCCGGCGTTCTGGGAAAGCTGGTCCCCGAATTCGGCAAGATCGTCGCTCTGATGCAGTTCAACATGTATCACCACTATACGGTGGACGAGCATCTCATCCGCGCCGTCGGCGTCATGGCCGACATCGCCAATGGCGGGCTGAAAAACGAGCTACCCCTCACCCACGAGCTGTTGCCCCATCTCTCCGATGTGCGCCTGCTCTATGTGGCCCTGTTCCTCCACGATATCGCCAAGGGCCGCCCCGAGGATCATTCCGAGGCCGGCGAAGCCATCGCCCGCAAATTTTGTCCGCGCCTGGGGCTTTCGGCGGCCGAAACCGATACCGTGGCCTGGCTGGTGCGCTACCATCTGCTCATGAGCGAGATTTCCCAGTCCCGCGACATTCAGGACCCCGACACGGCGCGCAATTTCGCCCAGATCGTGCAAAGCCCCCAGCGCCTGGCGCTCCTGATGATTCTCACCGCCTGCGACATCCGCGCCGTGGGTCCTGGCACCTGGACCGGCTGGAAGGGCTCGCTCCTGCGCGCCCTTTATTACGCCACCGAACCGCTGCTCTCGGGCGGCCATTCCCAGGTGTCCCAGCGCGACCGGATCATCGAGGCCCAGGACGCTTTGCGCGTCGGGCTGACCGATTGGACCCCCAGCCGGCTCGATGCCTATATCGAGCGCCAGTTCCCCAATTACTGGCTGCGCGCCGAACCCGAACTGCAACTGGCCCATGCGCGCATGATCGACGCGGCGGAAGCCAAAAATTCGAGCTTTGCCGGCTTCACGTCCATCAAGGCGTTCGAAGGCATCACAGAGGTGACCTTCTACACCCCCGATCACCCGCGCCTTCTCTCGCTGATCGCCGGAGCCTGCACCACCGCCGATGCCTCGATCATCGGCGCGCAGATCTTCAACACCAAGGATGGCTACGCGCTCGATACCTTCCGCCTGCGCCGCGCTTTCACGTCCGATGAAGACGAAAAGATCAGGGCCTCGCGCATCACCGACATGGTCAAGGCCTTGCTCGAAGGCCGCAAATACCTCCCCGCCGACCTTGGCGTCGATTCGCGTTACAACCGGCGTCTCAAGCCCTTTTCGGTCCCCACCGAGATCTTCATCTCCAATGCGCTTTCGGACAAGTTCACCGTCATCGAGATTTCCGGCCTCGACCGCACCGGCCTGCTCTATCACCTGACCCGCGCGCTCTCCGATCTCAACCTCACCATAGGCTCGGCCCATATCGGCACCTATGGCGAAAAGGCGGTCGACGTTTTCTACGTCACCGATCTGACGGGCGGAAAGATCACCTCAAAGGTCCGCCAGAAACGCATCCACGAAGCCCTCGAAGCGGTCTTCGTCCCCGCCCGCCGCGAAAAGGCTTCAGCGTGA
- the mutS gene encoding DNA mismatch repair protein MutS, whose translation MTQTEPQADYAAPAATAMTPMMAQFFEIKGVNPGYLLFYRMGDFYELFFDDAEIASAALGITLTKRGKHLGEDIPMCGVPIHAAQDYLKKLIALGHKVAVCEQIEDPAEAKKRGSKSVVKRDVVRLVTPGTLTEDDLLPARGNNFLLSLARLGSDGEGYAMAWSDISTGELLVADLDKESLADEIARIDPAELILSDRLADQLAEQRALSSDRLANATRRPHESFESEAASRLLRETFDNAIDPTAFSRTARAALGALIAYVAETQKGAGVPLRQPRLEAPTDHMQIDAATRSSLELLVTQRGDVRGALRASVDMTVTGAGARLFAARLAAPLNNPASINARLDAIDTLIANAMETDAIRKGLRAAPDIARALTRLTLERGGPRDLGAIGRGITQARALGHLLAGLSDPGDELAAIAQTLGRAPQILADEFAKALVDEPPLMARDGGFVASGYDGELDTQRRLGSESRKVVAELQAALVEKTGVRALKIKHNNVLGFFVEVPASHGSRLIEDSVFIHRQTLANAMRFTTTELAELEGKIARAQEIAVEIELSIFARLREAALAQSRDLMAAADAMAELDVAAALANLAAQRNWCRPQVDASLAFKIEGGRHPVVERTLEAEGKTFVANDADLSAPGPDEAGQLWLVTGPNMGGKSTFLRQNALIAILAQMGSYVPATSAHIGVVDRVFSRVGASDDIAQGRSTFMVEMVETAAILNRATRHSLVILDEIGRGTATFDGLSIAWACVETLHETTGCRAIFATHYHELTALSATLSRVSNHTMSVKEYKGDVVFLHEVTQGAADRSYGIQVAKLAGLPAPVITRARQVLDLLEARGQSNPGSALADLPLFAHMPAPADKTVPQPRANPVTDMIETVRPDDLSPRAALEWIYELKKAAHADGDH comes from the coding sequence ATGACGCAAACCGAGCCACAGGCCGATTATGCTGCGCCCGCCGCCACGGCCATGACGCCCATGATGGCCCAGTTCTTTGAGATCAAGGGCGTCAATCCGGGCTATCTGCTGTTCTATCGCATGGGCGATTTTTACGAGCTGTTCTTTGACGACGCCGAAATCGCTTCCGCCGCTCTTGGCATTACGCTCACCAAGCGCGGCAAGCATCTGGGTGAGGATATCCCCATGTGCGGCGTGCCCATTCACGCCGCCCAGGACTATCTCAAAAAGCTTATTGCGCTCGGCCACAAGGTCGCCGTCTGCGAACAAATCGAAGATCCCGCCGAAGCCAAAAAGCGCGGGTCCAAATCGGTCGTCAAACGCGACGTCGTCCGGCTCGTCACCCCCGGTACGCTGACCGAGGATGATCTGCTGCCCGCCCGGGGCAACAATTTCCTTTTGTCCCTCGCCCGGCTCGGCTCGGACGGTGAGGGCTACGCCATGGCCTGGTCCGACATTTCCACCGGCGAATTGCTTGTCGCCGATCTCGACAAGGAGTCCCTTGCCGACGAGATCGCCCGCATCGATCCGGCAGAGTTGATCCTGTCCGACCGTCTCGCCGATCAATTGGCCGAACAGCGCGCCCTCTCGTCCGACCGGCTGGCCAACGCCACCCGCCGCCCGCACGAAAGCTTTGAATCTGAAGCCGCGTCCCGCCTTTTGCGCGAGACCTTCGACAATGCCATTGATCCCACGGCGTTTTCCCGCACGGCCCGCGCTGCGCTCGGCGCGCTCATCGCCTATGTGGCCGAAACGCAAAAAGGGGCCGGTGTCCCCCTGCGCCAGCCGCGCCTCGAAGCGCCCACCGATCACATGCAGATCGATGCAGCGACCCGCTCGTCTCTCGAACTGCTCGTGACCCAGCGCGGCGATGTGCGTGGCGCCTTGCGGGCAAGCGTCGATATGACGGTGACCGGCGCCGGCGCACGGCTCTTTGCCGCCCGCCTCGCCGCTCCCCTCAACAATCCGGCTTCCATAAACGCCCGCCTCGACGCCATCGACACATTGATCGCCAACGCGATGGAAACCGACGCCATCCGCAAGGGCCTGCGCGCCGCCCCCGACATCGCCCGCGCCCTCACCCGGCTGACTCTCGAACGCGGTGGCCCGCGCGATCTGGGCGCCATCGGCCGCGGCATCACCCAGGCTCGCGCGCTGGGCCATCTGCTGGCCGGCCTCTCCGACCCCGGCGACGAACTTGCCGCCATCGCACAAACCCTTGGCCGGGCTCCCCAAATCCTCGCCGACGAGTTCGCAAAAGCCCTTGTCGACGAACCGCCCCTCATGGCCCGCGACGGCGGCTTCGTCGCCTCGGGCTATGATGGCGAACTCGACACCCAGCGCCGCCTCGGGTCCGAAAGCCGCAAGGTGGTGGCAGAGCTTCAGGCCGCGCTCGTCGAAAAGACCGGCGTGCGCGCGCTCAAGATCAAGCACAACAACGTGCTGGGCTTTTTCGTCGAAGTCCCCGCCTCCCACGGGTCGCGCCTGATCGAAGACAGCGTCTTCATCCACCGCCAGACCCTCGCCAACGCCATGCGGTTCACCACGACCGAGTTGGCCGAGCTTGAAGGCAAGATCGCCCGCGCCCAGGAAATTGCCGTCGAAATCGAGCTTTCCATCTTCGCCCGCCTGCGCGAAGCCGCCCTCGCCCAAAGCCGCGATCTTATGGCGGCCGCCGATGCCATGGCCGAACTCGACGTTGCCGCAGCGCTTGCAAATCTCGCTGCCCAGCGCAATTGGTGCCGCCCGCAGGTCGATGCCTCCCTCGCCTTTAAAATCGAGGGCGGTCGCCACCCCGTCGTCGAAAGGACCCTCGAAGCGGAAGGGAAAACCTTCGTCGCCAACGACGCCGATCTCTCGGCCCCCGGGCCCGATGAAGCCGGCCAGCTCTGGCTGGTCACCGGTCCCAATATGGGCGGCAAATCGACCTTCCTGCGCCAGAACGCGCTCATCGCCATTCTCGCGCAGATGGGTTCATACGTCCCGGCCACCTCTGCCCATATCGGCGTGGTCGACAGGGTCTTCTCCCGCGTCGGGGCGTCCGACGACATCGCCCAGGGCCGCTCGACCTTCATGGTCGAAATGGTCGAAACCGCCGCTATTTTAAACCGGGCCACCCGCCACTCCCTCGTCATCCTCGATGAGATCGGCCGTGGCACCGCCACTTTCGATGGTCTGTCCATCGCCTGGGCCTGCGTTGAAACCCTGCATGAAACCACAGGCTGCCGGGCGATCTTCGCCACCCACTATCACGAGCTCACGGCCCTTTCGGCGACGCTGTCGCGTGTCTCCAACCACACAATGAGCGTAAAGGAATACAAGGGCGACGTGGTGTTCCTCCACGAAGTCACCCAGGGTGCCGCCGATCGCTCCTACGGCATTCAGGTTGCAAAGCTGGCCGGGCTCCCCGCCCCGGTCATCACCCGCGCCCGTCAGGTGCTCGATCTGCTCGAAGCGCGCGGCCAGTCCAATCCGGGCTCGGCCCTTGCGGATTTGCCGCTCTTTGCCCATATGCCGGCTCCTGCTGACAAAACCGTGCCTCAACCTCGTGCTAACCCGGTTACCGATATGATAGAGACCGTGCGCCCCGACGATCTCTCCCCCCGGGCCGCGCTCGAATGGATTTATGAACTCAAAAAGGCTGCCCATGCCGACGGCGACCATTGA
- a CDS encoding GNAT family N-acetyltransferase gives MIETAPFPDAAPLVASLARLGQFAVRLARTDAERFAAYRLRYEVFHRERGVNAPWMDHANHIEADAFDPHCDHIIVIDTAARALGETPPIVGTYRVMTSPAPGLGWYADDEFALGPLLARHPGQRFCEVGRSCVAPAYRSMRTIDALWCGLWSYACLNGIDAYFGAASFPGTDPRAHAPALSHLYHTARAPFDWQAPARAGHAIPMDMLPGAMTDRHAALRAMPPLVRGYLRVNAVFSSHAFVDEKFGTTDVFVLARFAAAPMAYRKRVERVTGRVHPRL, from the coding sequence ATGATCGAAACCGCTCCTTTCCCCGATGCCGCTCCGCTTGTTGCCTCACTCGCCCGCCTGGGTCAGTTTGCCGTGCGCCTTGCCCGGACCGACGCTGAGCGCTTCGCCGCCTACCGGCTGCGTTACGAAGTGTTCCACCGCGAGCGCGGCGTGAACGCCCCGTGGATGGACCACGCCAATCATATCGAAGCCGATGCCTTCGATCCCCATTGCGACCACATCATCGTCATCGATACCGCCGCCCGCGCCCTGGGCGAAACCCCGCCCATCGTCGGGACCTACCGCGTCATGACCAGCCCGGCTCCCGGCCTTGGCTGGTACGCCGACGACGAATTCGCCCTTGGCCCGCTCCTTGCCCGCCATCCCGGCCAGCGCTTTTGCGAGGTCGGTCGCTCCTGCGTTGCTCCCGCCTATCGCTCCATGCGCACCATCGATGCGCTCTGGTGCGGGCTCTGGTCTTATGCCTGCCTTAATGGCATCGACGCCTATTTCGGCGCGGCGAGTTTTCCCGGCACCGATCCCCGCGCCCATGCCCCGGCCCTCTCCCACCTTTATCACACGGCCCGCGCGCCCTTCGATTGGCAAGCGCCAGCCCGCGCCGGGCACGCCATCCCCATGGACATGCTCCCGGGTGCAATGACCGACCGCCACGCCGCCCTGCGCGCCATGCCACCCCTTGTGCGCGGCTATCTGCGGGTCAATGCGGTGTTTTCCAGCCACGCCTTTGTGGACGAAAAATTTGGCACGACAGATGTCTTTGTCCTCGCCCGTTTCGCCGCCGCCCCCATGGCCTATCGCAAACGCGTCGAACGGGTTACCGGGCGTGTTCATCCCAGGCTGTGA